TGGTGGCCCAGCTGGACGGCGTCACCGTCTCGGTGCTCGCCTTCGACTTCGAGGGCGAGCGCATCAAGCACATCTGGGCGGTGCGCAACCCCGAGAAGCTGCGCCCCTGGACCGCCGGCTGACCCGCCCGGGCCACGCCCCCGCCCCGGACCGCGCGCCGGGGCGGGGGCGTGGCGGGCGCTCTCAGCCCTGCGCAGGCGGCGGGCCGAGGGGAACCTTGTAGCTCTCCAGGTGGCTGATCGCGTCCCCGACGAAGGTGAACACGTCGCTGAAGAGGAACTCCGCACTGCCCCCGCCCGGCAGCGGCAGCGCCGCACGGCCGGTGGCCACCACGGTGTCGCCCTCCTCGATGAGCCGGTCGACCGTGATCCGCGGCCGCTGCACGACGCCCTGCGCCGCGACCCCGTTCTTGTTCTGCACCACACCGCGCAGCGCGTCCTTGCCCTGCACCCGCAGCTGGCCCAGGCTCTCCCACACCACGTCGTCGGTCACCAGGGCCAGGACCTGCTCGTGGTCGCCGCTGAGGACCCCGTCGCGGTACCGCTCCACGATCGCTTTGTGTTTGCTCATGCCATATGACTATTTGATACGACTAGGAGGGCGCTGGAATCCTGCCAGAAGGGGGTGCCCGCCGGGCCGGGCCGCCTCACATTCCCACCGGCTGTCTCGTCGTATGCGATGACGGCAGATTCCGGCCAAGGGAGCAAGCGAGACGATGAGGACGCAGACCGCGCCAGACGACGACCGGCTTGAGGCGGACCTGAGCACGGTCCTGAGCGAGCGGCGTCAGCTGATCAACCTCGCCTACCGGTTCCTGGGCTCGCTGGCCGACGCCGAGGACGTCGTGCAGGAGGCCTACGCCCGCTGGTATGCCATGACGCCCGCCCAGCGCGAGGCGGTCGCCTCGCCCGGCGGCTGGCTGACCACCGTGGCCAGCCGCATCTGCCTGGACCTCCTGGGCTCGGCCAGGGCCCGGCGCGAGCGGTATGTGGGGGAGTGGATCCCCGAGCCGCTGCCCGACCACTCCGAGTGGATCAGCGGCCGCTCGGTGGGCACCGCCGACCCGGCCGACCGCATCACCCTGGACGAGTCGGTCAACATGGCCTTCCTGGTCGTCCTGGAGTCCATGACCCCCGCCGAGCGGGTCGCGTTCATCCTCCACGACGTCTTTCGCTACTCCTTCGCCGAAGTGGCCGAAAGCGTCGGCCGCAGCCCGGCCGCCTGCCGCCAGCTGGCCTCCTCCGCCCGGCGCCGCATCCGCAGCGCCCAGCAGCCCCCCGCCACCGCCCAGCGCGCCGACATCGTGCGGGACTTCAAGCAGGCCTGGGAGGCCAAGGACATCGGCGCCCTGATCAGCCTCCTGGACCCCGAGGCCACCGGGCTGGCCGACGGCGGCGGCCTGGTCAACGCCGCGCCGCCCACCGGCGGCGGCGAGCAGATCGCCCGCTACCTGGTCACCATCACCGCCAAGGCGCCCGCCATGACGATCCTGGAGCGCACCGTCAACGGCGAGCCCGGCCTGGTCGTCCAGCAGAACGGCGTCACCGTCTCGGTGCTGGCCTTCGACTTCGCCGGCGAGCGCATCAAGCACCTGTGGGCGGTGCGCAACCCCGAGAAGCTGCGCCCCTGGACCACCGCCTGACCCCCGCCCCCGCCCGCGGGCGGGGGAGAGGGGCAGGTCACGCGGGCGGCTGTCACATTCGGGCGGGCTGTGCGGTCTCAGCTGTGTACGCACCAGCACGGCAGAGGAGCCCACCATGGACGCTCGCTTGAACCTCTTCGACAACCCCGTCTCGGCCGCCTTCTTGAAGTACCTGGCCGCGGCGGGCAAGGCGGCAGCCAACTCCGCGCTGCCCGCGTCGACGCAGGAACTGGTCAGGCTGCGCGCCAGCCAGATCAACGGCTGCGGCTTCTGCATCGACATGCACACCAAGGAGGCCGCGCACGCCGGGGAGAGCGCCGTGCGCCTGAACCTGGTCGCCGCCTGGCGGGAGGCGACGGTCTTCACCGAGGCCGAACGCGCCGCCCTGGAGCTGGCCGAGCAGGGCACCCGCGTCGCCGACGCGGCCGGCGGGGTCAGCGAGGCGGCCTGGGCGAACGCCGCCCGCCACTACGACGAGGACCAGCTGGCCGCCCTGCTGGCCACCATCGCCCTGATCAACGCCTTCAACCGGCTCAACATCATGGCCCAGCAGCCCGCCGGGCACTACCGGGTCGGCCAGTTCACCTGACCGGCCCACCTGAACCGCCCCCAGCGCCCGGGGGGGGGAGGGGGCGGGCCGCCCGCGGCCCGCACGGGCCGCGGGCGGCGCCACCTCAGCTGATCTTCATGGTCGCCATCATGCCCATGGCCGAGTGGTCCAGCATGTGGCAGTGGTAGACGTAGGAGCCCCGGTAGGTGTCGAAGGTCGCCTGCAGCTTGACCGTCTCACCCGGCGCGACGATCACCGTGTCCTTCAGCCCCGACTCGCCGGGCGCCGGCGGCTTGCCGCCCCGCTCCAGGACCCGGAACTGCACCAGGTGCATATGGAAGTTGTGCGGCACCCGAGGATTGGCGTTGGTGACCGTCCACACCTCACTGGCCCCGAACCGGATGCTGGCATCCACCCGCGCCGGGTCGTACATCTTGCCGTCCATGTACCCCTTGGGGTGTGCGACGCCCTCCTCCATCTTCATCACGATCGTCCGCTCGTTGGTCGGCGTGGGCAGCGCCGGCAGCGAGCGCAGCACCGGCGGCACCGAGCTGCTGTCGGTGGCCGTGCGCACCACGTCGAACCGCATCACCTGGCCGACCTGCTCGGCGCTGCCGGCGAAGATGATGCTGTTCTCCAGCACCACCTTGTCGCCCACCTGGTAGCGGGAGAAGTCGACGACGGCGTCGATGCGCTCGCCCGGGGAGAGGGTGAGCGCGTTGGTGGTGTGCGGGCTGGGCAGCAGCCCGCCGTCCGAGCCGATCTGGACGATCTCGCTGCCGTCCGCCAGCCGCAGCCCCAGGAAACGCTGGTTGGACATGTTGGCGAAGCGCAGCCGGTACTTGCGGGCCGCGACCTGGAAGTAGGGGTAGGGCGCGCCGTTGACCAGCAGCGTGGAGCGCTGCTGGTCGTCCATGACGTACACGAGCTGACCCGCGGTGTCGAAGTGCGCGTCGCGGATGGCGATCACCACGTCGTACTCGCCCTTGGGCAGCGGCAGCTGGTCCTCGGTGGTGTCGGTCAGCAGGTAGCTGCCGTGCAGCCCGCGGTAGACGTTCTCCGACTCCATGTGGTGGGCGTGGTCGTGGTACCACAGCGAGGCGTGCGGCTGCTTGTTGGGATAGGTGTAGGCCCGCGACCCGCCCGGGGCCAGGGTGTCCATCGGGTCGCCGTCGTTGGCCTGGGTGACCGAGGCGCCGTGCAGGTGCGAGGAGGTGGCCACGTCCAGCTCGTTGTGCTGGCGCACGATGACGGTGCGTCCCGAGCGCGCCTTGATGGTCGCGCCGGGGAAGTTCCCGTCGTAGGTGATCAGATCGGTCTGGATGCCCGGCAGGATCTCCCTGCGGACCCGGCGCGTGGTGACGTCGTAGTAGTCGGTGGTCGTGGTGCGGAAGGTGGGTCTGAGTACCGGCATCTGCGGCATGGGCACGGTGAACAGCTCGGGTATGGCCGAGGTGGCCGCGGCCGGGCTGGCCTTGGCGCGGTCCACGCCGAGCAGGGGGGTGAACGACGCCCCGGTGAGCCCTACGCCCGCGGCGGCGAGTCCGGTGCCGAGCAGACGGCGTCGGGTAACCATGGTGCCCTCCTAAGTACGTGAATACGTGAGTGAAAAGCGGGGCAACCGCGGGGCCGGCCGCACGGGGTGACAAAGAGCGCGGCCGCGTCAAGCCGTGCGGTGCCAGCGGTAGTTCACCAGCCGCTCCTTGAGATTCGCTCGGATCCGCATGGTCCTGGTCCGCCCCGCTTTCAGCCCCTTGGGCCTCGCGCGGCGGCGCCCGGCTGCCGCACACTGCGCATGACCCGCCGCGCAGCGGCCCGAGCGCAGGTGAAAGGACGGCACGATGCCCGTGAGCGAGCCCGGTGACGCGCGGGGCCCGGTCCTGCTCGGCCCGCACCAGACCCGCGCCCCCGGGCGCGGACCGGTCCACCTGGTGTGGTCGCTGCGCGGCCGGGGGCGCGATCTGGACGCCGCCGTGGTGCGGCTGGCCCCCGGCACCGACCTGGGCCAGGACGCCGGGGCCGGACACGGGCTCCTGCTCACCGTGCTGGCCGGCGAGGGCGAACTGCGCCTGGACGGTGCCGCCTTCCCGCTCGCCCCCGGCGCGCTGGCCTGGCTGCCCGCCCGCACCGCGCACGCCCTGCGCGCGGGCGACCAGGGCCTGACCTACACCACCGCCCACCGCCGCCCGGCCCCCGCCGACACCGGCGCGGGGGAACCGGCCTGCCTCCTCGACCGGCTCTGCCCCGAGTGCGGCCACCTGACCGCCACCCGCGAGGACCGCTTCTGCGCCCACTGCGGACACGCACTGACCGAGACCGAGGACGCCCCCGGGGCCGGGTGAGCAGCCGGGCCCGGGGCCGGGTGAGTGCGGGCCCGGCTCTTCTCATCCGGCGGGCTCGCCCGCACACTTCACCGGTGCGTCCGCGCGGTGCGGGCGCGGTGCGGGGCCGTGTCGTGTCCCGCCTGCGGTGAGGAGATGCCCGTGCCGATGGACCAGCGTGCCCGACGCGCCGCGCGCCTGCTGCTCGGCTGGCTGTGCGTGCTCGCCGTGATCGTGCCGGCGGCCCCCGCCGCCGCGGCCCCGGCGCCCGCGGCCGCCCCCCGGCCCGTGGTCTTCGTGCACGGCTACAACGCCGACCCCGGCGTATGGGGCGCGATGCGCGAGGACTTCCGAGCCGCCGGCTACGGCGAGGACGACCTGTACTCCTTCGGCTACGACACCAGCCGCTCGGTCAACGAGGACCTCGCCGGCCAACTGGCCGCCCACGTCGCCCAGATACGCGCCCGCACCGGCGCCGACCGCGTGGACCTGGTCGCCCACTCCTTCGGCAGCCTGGTCACGCGCTGGTATGTGAAGTTCGGCGGCGGCGCGCCCGCCGTCGCCCACTGGGTCTCCCTGGGCGGCCCCAACCACGGCACCACCACCGCCTGGGCGTGCGCCCTGTGGTCGCAGGCCTGCCGCGACATGACCCCCGGCTCCTACGTCACCGACCGGCTCGCCCAGGGCGATGAGACCCCCGGCCCGGTGGCGTACGCGACCTGGGCCTCCTCCTGCGACGAGGTCATCAACCCCGACGCCAGCGTCCCGCTGACCGGGGCGGCCAACGCGGGAGCCGGCTGTCTGGCCCACAACGACCTGCTGGGCGACGACGCCGTCTCCCGCGGGGTACGGGACTTCCTGACCGCCACCCCGTGAACCCCCGCCCCACACGTGGCCTGTTCAGGCCGGTGCGGGCTCGAAGACCAGGATGAAGAAGCGGGCACCGGGCGAGCCCAGCGGCACCGCGGCACACATGGTCACCTGCCCGGCCCGGGAGGGCAGATGGTGCGCACAGCACCGCTCGGCGCCCGCCGGCGGGCCCGCGGGACCGGGCCAGGGAAAACGCACCGGCCGGGTCGCCCCGCTGGGCTGGACGTAGGTCACCGGGTCCGAGCGGTAGATCGGGCCGGCCACTGGGTCGGCCTCCACCTCCTTGTCCAGCTCCCGCAGATCACTGTTGCCCGGATACAGCGCCACGGCCTTGCGCAGCTGCGCGGCCAGCGGCCGCGCCCACTGCCGCTCCCAGTCCCGCAAGTGGTGCTCGCGCGCGGTCTCCCGCAGCAGCATGTAGCGCATCAAGTTGCGCTCCGGCAGCGCGGGCCGGTCCCCCGGGGCGCGCGGGAACATGGCGGTGAACGCCTCGTTGCAGGCCAGGACGTTCCAGGCGACGTCATTGACGTAGCAGGGCCGGGTCACACTGGCCACCGCCTGGTGCCAGGCGCCATGGATGTCCTGCCCGGCCAGCGGGTCCTGCGGCCTCGGCGGCTCGTGCCCCAGCGCATACGCGTACAGCGCGGTGCGCTCGCCCTCCTCCAGGTGCAGCACATCGGAGACCCGGTCGAGGAAGTCGGCGGCGGGGGAGGGCATTTCACCCCGCTCCAGCTGGGCGTAGGTGCGCTCGGAGACATACAGGAGCTGGGCGACCTGCGCCTGGGAGAGCCCCGGGGCGCGGCGGCCGCGGCCGGTGCGCGGGCGCAGGCCCACCGCGGCCGGCTCCAGCCGGCTCCGCTTCCAGCGCAGCAGCTGCCGCAGGGCGGACTTATTGTCCACGGCCGGCCCTCCCGCCCCTGGCGCCCGCGTCAACCGCCGTGCGCGGCACGGGTATTTCCGGAAATCCGTGCACAGGAAGAAACCGCTCCTGGCCGTGCCCGCCGAGAACCCCCGACAATGACGGCCTGGATCTTGCCGCACGGCGGCCGGCACGGCGCTCCGCTGCCGCCGGGGGGTGTTCACGGCGGCGCGGCGCGCCGCACGCGCACCCGCCGCGCACTCCGGCGGCGCACCCGCCCCCCGCCGGTATGCCCTGGTCCAGGCCCCGCATGGTCCTCTCCGCCTTCCCCCAAGGCCGTGCGCGCGGCCCAACGCGCACACCGGCCGCCCCTGTTCGTGCCGGGCCCGTCGGCCCGGCGCAGAGTACCCCGACACCGTAGGAGCCTGACTTCGAGCCCCCGTCGTGCGCGCGGAGCGCGGGTGCGGCGGCGGTCGGCGGGTGCGCCATGGGGGTCCCCCTGTCCGAGCGCGGGCCGAGAGCTTGGGGGAGTGCGTGCCGGGCGTCGGGGCGCAGACGGGGCTGCAAAGGCACGCCCGGAGAGGCCACCCGTGCCCCGTGCCGTGCCCCCTGCCGTGCCGTGCCGGTCACCGGCGGCAGCGCGGCACCGACCCGGCCGTGCCCGCGCCCGCGTTCTGCGGGCGTCGTCGCGCCCGGGGCGCCCCCGAGGAGATCGCCGCCGCCCCGACACCGGACCCCGGCCACCAGGGGATGAATGCGGACATATGGGTACGGTCAGGGGGTGGCGGGACACCGGACGGTCCGCCCGCTGCCCGACCACGCCCCGACCACCCAGCAGAGAGCAGCAGCCATGGCCGAGTTCCTGACCGACATCAAGACCATCCGCGAGCGGGCCCGCCACCAGATCGAGAAGGGCCCGGTCACCGACGCCTACGGCGCGGACCTGCAGCGCGTACTCCTCGTACTCAACGAGGCCCTCGCCACCGAGATCGTCTGCACCCTGCGCTACAAGCGGCACTACTACACGGTCTCGGGCCTGTACTCCGAGCCGGTGGCCGCCGAGTTCCTCGAACACGCCCAGGAGGAGCAGGAGCACGCCGACAAACTGGCCCAGCGCATCGTCCAGCTGGGCGGCGAGCCGGACTTCAACCCCGACACGCTCACCTCCCGCTCCCACGCGGAGTACGACGACAGCACCGACCTGATCGAAATGATCAAGGAGGACCTGGTGGCCGAACGTGTCGCCGTCGCCGCCTACACCGAGATCGCCCAGTGGCTGGGGGAGGGCGACCCCACCACCCGCCGCGTCTTCGAGGACCTGCTGGCCCAGGAGGAGGAGCACGCCGACGACCTGCGCGGCCTGCTGGAGCGCATCCCCGGCGACCACCGGGCCTGAGCGCCCGGACCGGAGTCATGGCCCCGGCACCGCACACCCCGGCCCCGCACACCCCGGCCCCGCACGGGAACCCGGGACGGGGCGTGCGGGGCCGGGGCCTGCTGCGGGCGCGCCCGGGCGGGTGCGCGGCTCAGCGGCTCTCCAGCCGCAGCGACACGTCCTTTTCCTGATCGCCCGAGGCGGAGCCCTCCTCGGTGACGGTGAAGGCCGCCGAGAGGACCGTGACGACCTGGTCGACCGCCACATAGCCGCCCTGCACGCCGGCGGTCACCGGACCCTGCAGCGTGGGCGTGCCGCCCGGCCCGCCGCCCGCCGGACGGGCGGTGTCGAAGACACCGCTCCACACCGTGGGCCCGCTCGCCTCCGACGCCGTGGGCCCGCCGTCCCGGTCCGAGGCGTAGACCGCCGTCAGGACGTCGAAGACGCTCCCGGCGTCCTTGGCCGCCCCGCTCAGTTCCACCGTGACCTGCGCCGGCTCTTCTCCCGCACCACTCACCGTCAATCCCTTTCCCTCGCCTTGCTCATCTCGTCGGGCCGCGCCCTCACCCGGAGGGCTCCTGCGGCACCGGATCCTCACTGGGAGCGCCCGTCTGCCCGCCGCTGCCGCGCCGGCCGGTGCCGGCCTCGTCGGTCTCGGGCACGTCGTCGTCGCCCCCGTCCCCGGCAGCCCCGCCGCCGGTTTCGGCCGCCTCCTGCGCCGCCTCCCAGGGGTCCTGGCCGCCGTCGGCCTGCTGGTCGGGCGGGTCCCTGGGCACGGGCGTCTCGCCGTCCGCACCGGGGGAGGGCGGTATCTGCGCGCTCACGATGTCTCCTTTCGGCCGCTGGGCCCCGGAAGCGGCGGGCCGGTCCGGGCCGGCTCGTTCCGGAGCTGGGGTTGCAGGTACCCGCGCAGGGCGGGACAACTCGTACTGATCACCGTGGACCACCCGCAGCCGATCGGCGACACGGCGGCCGGGCAGGCACGCCGGTGCGGTGTGAGACTGCTCGGAGGAGCCTGTGTCACCACCCCGGCCGTGTCGCGCAGCCCCGGGGCGAAGGGAGAGGACGTGCCGGCATCGGAGCCGCCCAGCGGACTCGAGGAGTTCCTTGCCGACCCGGACAACGCCGTACTGGACCTGGCCACCGCGGTCGCCCGGTGCGCCACCGCGCTGGGCGTGCCCCAGGCCGTGGTCTACCTCGCCGACCTCCAGCAGCGCCGCCTGATCCCCCTCAACGACGACGCGGCCGCCGCCGACGTGGACAACTCCCTGGCCGGCTGGGCCTACCGCACCCTGGCCCTGCGCGTACAGGAGTCGCCCGCCGGCGGCATGACCGCCTGGCTGCCCCTGCTGGACGGCGCCGAACGCCTGGGCGTGCTCGCCGTCCACACCCCCTTCCTGGACCCCGCGCTGCTGCGCCGCGGCCGCGCCCTGGCCGCCCTCCTCGCGATGATGATCACCTCCAAGCGCGCCTACAAGGACAACGTCGTCCAGCGCACCCGCTCCGAGCCCATGCAGCTGCCCGCCGAGATGCTCCGCGCCTTCCTGCCGCCGCGCACCATCGGCAACACCCATGTGGTCTCCACCGCCGTGCTGGAACCCGCCTACGAGATCGGCGGCGACGCCTTCGACCACTGCCTCACCCCAACGGCCCTGCACGCCACGATCGTCGACGCGATGGGCCACAACCTGCTCTCCGGCCTGACCACCGCCGTCGCCCTGGCCGCCTGCCGCAACGGCCGGCGCACCGGGGCGGAGCTGCCCGAACTCCTGGAGGCCGTGGACGCGGCCATCGGCCTGTGGCTGCCCGACCAGTTCTGCACCGGCGTCCTGATGCGCCTGGATCTGGCCAGCGGGGTGCTGCGCTGGAGCAACTGCGGGCACCCGCCGCCCCTGCTCATCCGCGACAACCAGCTGGTGGAGGGCGCCCTGGAACGCGAGGCCGACCCGCCCATGGGCTTCTCCGCCTTCCTGCGCAGCACCGACCGCCAGGTCCATGAGACGACCCTGGAACCCGGCGACCGCGTGCTGCTCTACACCGACGGCATGACCGAGGCGCGGCTGGCCGACGGCACCGAATTCGGGCTCGAACGGTTCGCCGACTCCGTCATCCGCGCCTCCACCGGCGGCGAGGTCGCCGCCGAGACGCTGCGCCGGCTCATCCACTCCGTGCTGGACGCGCAGACCGACCGGCTGCGCGACGACGCCACCATCTTGCTGATCGAGTGGCATCCGCCGGGCCGGGAACCCCGGCCCGCGCACCGCTGAACGCCCCGCTCAGCCCCCGTTCTCGTTCTCGTGGATGTCCTCGTGGATGTCCTCCTGGGCGGCGGGGCTGGGCGTGAGGGTGTCGCCGGCCTCGCCGTCCTTGGTGTGCTCGCGCTCCTCGTCGGGCACGGGCCGCTCCTCGGCGTCCTCGACCTCCTCCAGGACCTCCTGGGCCGCGGTCTGCGCCGGCTCGGGGTGGCTGTGCTGCTGCATGGTGCTGTCCTTTCGTGGTCAGGGTGTTCAGGATGGTCAGGTGGTCAGGGCAGGGGCGTGCCGCCGGTGGCGTTCATGATCTCGGCGGTGAGGAAACCGGCGTGCTCCGAGGCGAGGAAGACATAGGCCGGGGCCATCTCCGCGGGCTGCGCGGGCCGGCCCAGCGGCGCCTGCTTGCCGAACTCCGTGGTGTCGGGCAGCGTCGCGGGGATCAGCGGCGTCCACACCGGCCCGGGCGCCACCGCGTTGACGCGGATCCCGTCCTCGACCAGCATCTGCGCGAGCCCCTGGGTGAACGTGACGATGGCGCCCTTGGTCATGGCGTAGTCCAGCAGGTGCGGACTGGGCTTGTAGGCCTGCACCGAGGTGGTGTTGATGATCGAGGCGCCGCGCGGCATGTGCGGCACCGCCATCTTGCACAGCCAGAACATGCCGTACAGGTTGGTGCGCACCACCCGGTCGAACTGCTCGGTGGGGATGTCCGTGATGCCCTTGGGCCGCGACATCTGGTAGGCGGCGTTGTTGACCAGGACGTCGATCCGCCCGAACTCGGTGACCGCGCGCTCCACGAGCCGCCGGCACTGTTCCTCCTCGCGGATGTCGCAGGGCACCGGGACGGCCCGGCGCCCGGCCTCCTCGACCCAGCGGGCGGTCTCCTGTGCCTCACCGGCCTCGGAGGGCAGATGGGTGAAGACGACGTCGGCCTGCTCGCGGGCCATCGCGATGGCCACCGCCCGCCCGATCCCCGAATCGCCCCCGGTGATCAGCACGATGCGGTCGCGCAGCAGCCCGGAGCCGCGGTAGGAGTCCTCCCCGTGATCGGGCGGCGGGTCCATCGGCCCGGTCCACCCCGGCACCTCCTGGTCCTGCTGGGGAAAGTCGGGGCGCGGCCCCTTGGTGGTGGGATCCTGCGGGCCCTGCCGGCCGGGAGTGTCCGTCATGGGGGCTGCCTTTCTTGCGGGGGCGTAGGGCCGGGCGCGGGCGCTCCGGGCCCCGGGGGGGGGCGCCTCTCCCACCTTCCGCAAGACGCGGGCACCTCACCACCGGAGCGCCGGGCCGGCACTCCTGGGCGCACCGGCGGCATCCGGCGCGGCCGCGGCCACCGGGTGCCCTGGCCTCCGACCGGCAAAACGCACCCCCCGGCCGGGGCCGGGTGGGGCGCGGCAGGCATGTCCCGCCCGATCGGGGACAACCGGGGACCATGAAGATCCTTCTTGTCCTCGTCGTCCTCGCCGTCGCCGCCGCCTGGTACCTGAAGTCGCACAAGCGCCGCTGACCACCCGGCCGAGCCGATCCTCAGCTCCGGCGGCATCCTCGAACCGCCGCCCGGCTGCTTCGCCGCGCTGCACGACAGCCGCCGCCTCCTGCGCCTCGCGCCGCCGCTGACCGCCGCCCGCGACGGGCTCGCCCAGGGCCCGAGCATCCTGGACCAGGCCCTGACCGAGACCTGCGCCGGTCTCTGACCGGGGCCGCAACCGCCTGGCCGGGGCCGCACCCCTGAGCGGTCAGGGGCGTTCGGGTTCCTTGCCCGCCGCCTCGGCGATGTTGCGGGCCATGCCGCCGAAGACCACCGCGTGGAAGGGCGCCACCGCCCACCAGTAGGCGTGCCCGGCCAGGCCGCGCGGGTGGAACAGGGCGCGCTGGCGGTAGCGGGTGCGGCCCGAGGTGTCCTCCTCCACCCGCATCTCCAGCCAGGCCAGGCCGGGCAGCCGCATCTCGGCGCGCAGCCGCAGCAGCCGGCCCGGCTCGATCTCCTCCACCCGCCAGAAATCCAGGGAGTCGCCCACCCGCAGCCGGTGCGCGTCGCGGCGCCCCCGGCGCAGGCCCACCCCGCCCGCCAGCCGGTCCAGCCAGCCCCGTACCGCCCAGGCCAGCGGGAAGGAGTACCAGCCGTTGTCGCCGCCGATGCCCTCGATGACCCGCCACAGTGCCGCCGGCGAGGCGTCCACGACCAGGGTGCGGTGGTCGGTGTAGAGGCTGCCGCCGGCCCAGTCGGGGTCGGTGGGCAGCGGGTCGCTGGGCGCGCCGGGCACCGACGCCGAGGACCAGCGGGTGCTGACCTGCGCCTCCTGGATGCGTTGCAGGGCCAGCCGCAGCGCCTTGGTGAAGGGCAGCGGGCGGCCGGGGCCGTCGGGGACCCAGTCGGCGATGTCGTGTTCCTGGCAGATCACTTCGTGGCGCAGCGACTCCGCCAGCGGCCGGGCGATGCCGCGCGGCACGGGCGTGATCAGGCCGACCCAGTGGCTGGAGAGGGTGGGGGTCAGCAGCGGCACCGGCACGATCAGCCGGTGACGCAGGCCCGCCACCTGGGCGTAGGTGCGCATCATGTCGCGGTAGGTCATCACGTCCGGGCCGCCGATGTCGAAGCCCCGGCTGACCTCGGCGGGCAGCTCGGCGCAGGCCACCAGGTAGCGCAGCACGTCGCGGACCGCGATGGGCTGGATGCGGGTGCGCACCCAGCTGGGGGTGACCATGACCGGCAGGCGCTCGGTGAGGTAGCGCAGCATCTCAAAGGACGCCGAGCCCGACCCGATGATGACCGCCGCCCGCAGCACCGCGGCGGGCACCGGGCCGTCCAGGAAGATGCGGCCCACCTCGGCCCGCGAGCGCAGATGCGGCGACAGCTCCCGCGCGCTGACCCCGGCCGGGGTCAGCCCGCCCAGATACACGATGCGCCCCACCCCGGCCGCCGCGGCCTGCTCGGCGAAGACGCGGGCCGAGCGCCGGTCGGTGTCCTCGAAGCCGGCCCCGGTGCTCAGCGCGTGCACCAGGTAGTACGCCACCTGCACCCCCTCGAACGCGCCGGCCAGCGAACGCGCGTCGCGCACATCGCCGCGCACCACCTCCACCTGGCCGGCCCAGGGATGGTCGCGCAGCTTCTCGGGCGAGCGGGCCAGACACCGCACCCGGTAGCCCGACGCAAGGAGTTCGGGCACCAGCCGGCCCCCGATGTAGCCGGTGGCCCCGGTCACCAGGACCAGCCGCCGGGGGGAGGAGTCCTTGCCGTCGCTCACGTGCGCTGCCGCCTCCTTGAAGAAGAGCCCCCCAGAGGGGCGGGCGCCGCACCCGGCGGCCCTGGAAAGTCTCACCCGCCACGGCCCCGGCCGCGACACGCCGCACCCCGCCACCGCATGCCCGCACATCTGCCCCGGGGCGCGAAGACGACGCGTGTCCCGCACGATGTTGAGGACGGCTGATCGGGGCACCCGGCGATGACGGCGAGTCAGGGAGGCAACAGATGGCACGGCGTCATCGACTGATCACAGTGAGCCCGGCGACGGTGTGGAGCGTGCTGGCCGACGGCAGCCGCTACGCCCAATGGGTGGTGGGCACCGCCTCCTCCCAGCCGGTGCGCGGCCACTGGCCGCAGGTCGGCGCGGCCCTGGAGTACGAGGTACGGCTGGGCCCGCTGCGGGCCACCAACGAAACCGTCGTACGCCGCTGCCAGG
The sequence above is a segment of the Streptomyces sp. Je 1-369 genome. Coding sequences within it:
- a CDS encoding PP2C family protein-serine/threonine phosphatase, translating into MPASEPPSGLEEFLADPDNAVLDLATAVARCATALGVPQAVVYLADLQQRRLIPLNDDAAAADVDNSLAGWAYRTLALRVQESPAGGMTAWLPLLDGAERLGVLAVHTPFLDPALLRRGRALAALLAMMITSKRAYKDNVVQRTRSEPMQLPAEMLRAFLPPRTIGNTHVVSTAVLEPAYEIGGDAFDHCLTPTALHATIVDAMGHNLLSGLTTAVALAACRNGRRTGAELPELLEAVDAAIGLWLPDQFCTGVLMRLDLASGVLRWSNCGHPPPLLIRDNQLVEGALEREADPPMGFSAFLRSTDRQVHETTLEPGDRVLLYTDGMTEARLADGTEFGLERFADSVIRASTGGEVAAETLRRLIHSVLDAQTDRLRDDATILLIEWHPPGREPRPAHR
- a CDS encoding SDR family oxidoreductase, with translation MTDTPGRQGPQDPTTKGPRPDFPQQDQEVPGWTGPMDPPPDHGEDSYRGSGLLRDRIVLITGGDSGIGRAVAIAMAREQADVVFTHLPSEAGEAQETARWVEEAGRRAVPVPCDIREEEQCRRLVERAVTEFGRIDVLVNNAAYQMSRPKGITDIPTEQFDRVVRTNLYGMFWLCKMAVPHMPRGASIINTTSVQAYKPSPHLLDYAMTKGAIVTFTQGLAQMLVEDGIRVNAVAPGPVWTPLIPATLPDTTEFGKQAPLGRPAQPAEMAPAYVFLASEHAGFLTAEIMNATGGTPLP
- a CDS encoding SDR family oxidoreductase produces the protein MSDGKDSSPRRLVLVTGATGYIGGRLVPELLASGYRVRCLARSPEKLRDHPWAGQVEVVRGDVRDARSLAGAFEGVQVAYYLVHALSTGAGFEDTDRRSARVFAEQAAAAGVGRIVYLGGLTPAGVSARELSPHLRSRAEVGRIFLDGPVPAAVLRAAVIIGSGSASFEMLRYLTERLPVMVTPSWVRTRIQPIAVRDVLRYLVACAELPAEVSRGFDIGGPDVMTYRDMMRTYAQVAGLRHRLIVPVPLLTPTLSSHWVGLITPVPRGIARPLAESLRHEVICQEHDIADWVPDGPGRPLPFTKALRLALQRIQEAQVSTRWSSASVPGAPSDPLPTDPDWAGGSLYTDHRTLVVDASPAALWRVIEGIGGDNGWYSFPLAWAVRGWLDRLAGGVGLRRGRRDAHRLRVGDSLDFWRVEEIEPGRLLRLRAEMRLPGLAWLEMRVEEDTSGRTRYRQRALFHPRGLAGHAYWWAVAPFHAVVFGGMARNIAEAAGKEPERP